A region of Candidatus Paceibacterota bacterium DNA encodes the following proteins:
- a CDS encoding tRNA-dihydrouridine synthase: MIQGFWAEIKKPFFVLAPMADVTDVAFRRVIAKYGKPDVTWTEFVSADGLFLATDEGREKIEHDLLYTENERPIVVQFFTAHPEMMERAARHAAELGFDGFDINMGCPDRSVEKQGSGAALMKDPKRSQELIRAAKRGIERSGRDIPVSVKTRIGYNKNELETWLPMLLEVEPAAITVHARTRKEMSKVPADWSQVERAVEIRDALGKKTLIIGNGDALDIEDARKKALESGCDGVMLGRAIFGNPWLFSEKKDISIEERLRVLVEHTKLFEELLGGVKSFAVMKKHYKAYVHGWDGAKELRMKLMDAADAAEVEQIISRYIG; this comes from the coding sequence ATGATACAAGGATTCTGGGCAGAAATCAAAAAACCTTTTTTTGTACTTGCACCGATGGCGGATGTCACCGATGTGGCATTTCGGCGTGTTATTGCAAAATATGGAAAACCGGATGTCACCTGGACAGAATTTGTCTCAGCTGACGGGCTCTTCCTCGCAACTGACGAAGGCAGAGAAAAGATTGAACATGATTTACTCTACACCGAGAATGAGCGCCCGATCGTCGTCCAGTTCTTCACCGCGCATCCCGAGATGATGGAGCGTGCTGCGAGACATGCGGCAGAACTCGGTTTTGACGGGTTTGATATCAACATGGGGTGTCCCGATCGAAGTGTCGAGAAACAGGGCTCAGGCGCGGCGCTCATGAAAGACCCTAAGCGATCGCAGGAACTCATTCGTGCGGCAAAACGCGGCATTGAAAGATCTGGTCGCGATATCCCGGTTTCAGTTAAGACCCGTATCGGTTACAACAAGAATGAACTTGAGACATGGCTCCCAATGCTTCTTGAGGTTGAGCCGGCGGCAATCACGGTCCATGCGCGTACACGCAAAGAGATGTCGAAGGTGCCGGCAGACTGGTCGCAGGTTGAGCGTGCAGTTGAGATCCGTGATGCGCTCGGGAAGAAAACGCTCATCATCGGCAATGGTGATGCGCTTGATATAGAGGATGCACGCAAGAAAGCACTTGAAAGTGGTTGCGACGGGGTGATGCTTGGTCGCGCTATCTTTGGTAACCCATGGCTATTCTCGGAGAAGAAGGACATCTCGATTGAAGAGAGACTCCGTGTCCTTGTTGAACACACCAAACTTTTTGAAGAGCTGCTTGGTGGTGTGAAAAGCTTTGCCGTCATGAAGAAACACTATAAAGCATATGTGCACGGATGGGATGGCGCAAAAGAACTACGGATGAAGCTCATGGATGCGGCTGATGCTGCTGAGGTGGAGCAGATTATTTCTAGATACATAGGTTGA
- the dnaX gene encoding DNA polymerase III subunit gamma/tau yields MSAGSHTSSALYRKYRPQSFKDVLGQEHIVSVLEGAIAQGNIAHAYLFSGTRGTGKTSVARILAREIGCSDKDLYEIDAASNRGIDDIRELRDSVHTLPFESPYKVYIIDEVHMLTKEAFNALLKTLEEPPQYVVFVLATTELEKLPETIVSRCQSFAFKKPTQQMLKDMIIRVAKKEGFSVETAAADLLATLAEGSFRDAHGALQKIVSSSIDKKVSVDEVEQVTGAPKGELVNGLLEALQARDLNQALSVVAKVVEQNVDMRVFMKILLQKMRAVLLLRYAKDMEDSFKEQFTKEDLDLLKKLSGEVEVHINSKVIDALLGAYTHTQHTYIPQLPLELALVKLLGKDE; encoded by the coding sequence ATGTCAGCAGGTTCTCATACAAGCAGCGCGCTCTACCGCAAATACCGTCCGCAGTCATTCAAGGATGTACTTGGTCAGGAACACATTGTCTCCGTACTTGAGGGTGCTATTGCACAAGGTAATATCGCCCACGCGTATCTCTTCTCAGGCACGCGTGGCACGGGTAAGACATCGGTCGCGCGCATCCTTGCGCGCGAGATCGGGTGCTCCGACAAGGATCTCTACGAGATAGATGCTGCGAGCAACCGCGGCATTGACGACATACGCGAACTCCGCGACTCGGTGCACACACTTCCATTTGAATCTCCGTATAAGGTGTATATCATCGATGAGGTACACATGCTCACCAAGGAAGCGTTCAATGCACTCTTGAAAACACTCGAAGAACCACCACAGTATGTGGTCTTCGTGCTTGCCACGACCGAGCTTGAAAAACTCCCCGAGACAATCGTCTCGCGTTGCCAGAGCTTCGCTTTTAAAAAACCGACACAGCAGATGCTCAAGGATATGATTATCCGTGTCGCAAAAAAGGAAGGCTTCTCCGTCGAGACGGCCGCCGCTGATCTTCTTGCGACTCTTGCTGAAGGATCCTTTCGTGATGCGCACGGGGCACTCCAGAAGATCGTCTCATCAAGCATTGACAAGAAAGTAAGCGTCGATGAGGTTGAGCAGGTCACCGGCGCTCCGAAGGGCGAGCTGGTAAATGGACTACTTGAAGCACTTCAGGCGAGAGATCTTAATCAGGCACTTTCCGTGGTCGCGAAGGTTGTCGAGCAGAATGTCGACATGCGCGTCTTTATGAAGATTCTTCTTCAGAAGATGCGCGCAGTGCTCCTGCTTCGCTATGCGAAAGACATGGAGGACAGTTTTAAAGAGCAGTTTACCAAAGAAGACCTCGACCTCCTCAAGAAGCTCAGCGGGGAAGTGGAAGTGCATATTAACTCCAAAGTAATCGATGCTCTTCTTGGTGCTTACACTCACACACAACATACATACATCCCACAACTCCCGCTTGAGCTCGCTCTTGTGAAGCTTCTTGGGAAAGACGAATGA
- a CDS encoding DUF3135 domain-containing protein, whose product MGEQVLIDGMSFEEWVELFKDNSDEFERKRLALLNAEIEKHPDENVRERLRAVLWEFETRMGKVDNPIARFNAVVADLLGNRLQALNDALNNPPAVLRGDGADIVQLFPGDKE is encoded by the coding sequence ATGGGCGAGCAAGTCCTTATTGACGGCATGTCGTTCGAGGAGTGGGTGGAACTTTTCAAGGATAATTCTGATGAGTTTGAGCGAAAGAGGCTTGCTCTACTTAATGCGGAGATTGAAAAGCATCCAGACGAGAACGTACGCGAGCGATTACGTGCAGTCTTGTGGGAATTTGAAACGAGGATGGGTAAGGTGGATAATCCGATTGCTCGATTCAATGCAGTTGTAGCGGATCTTCTTGGAAATCGTCTACAAGCGCTTAATGACGCACTTAACAACCCACCTGCTGTTCTACGCGGAGACGGCGCGGATATTGTCCAACTTTTTCCTGGAGATAAGGAATGA
- a CDS encoding alpha/beta hydrolase: protein MDGLAGHPETTFKGLKDTLESDGHHVVLVDTATVRTHEDRVQLVLDAYHANKPQTIFLVGFSAGGSAVRIAAERLERAGEDVAGVVLLAPAMPAFIPFATKELVKVMKDRVADIILGRTFLLSEREYQTLASPIHQDKMNEIVKSGREVSGVEARRLAFCPPRFVGYSYPTLHMWGSKDRWIAPHAQHRFGAKLRKRSSATVTSYEVSESGHYVLASEKRGEVVEGIQRWISRIPQ from the coding sequence ATGGATGGCCTCGCCGGCCATCCGGAAACAACGTTCAAGGGATTAAAAGACACCCTTGAGTCAGACGGGCACCATGTTGTCCTTGTTGATACGGCAACTGTTCGCACGCACGAAGATCGAGTGCAACTCGTTCTCGATGCATATCACGCGAACAAACCTCAAACCATCTTCCTTGTCGGCTTCTCTGCCGGAGGGAGTGCGGTCCGAATCGCCGCGGAGCGACTAGAGCGTGCCGGCGAAGATGTTGCCGGAGTTGTCCTCTTAGCACCGGCTATGCCAGCTTTTATCCCTTTCGCGACCAAAGAACTCGTGAAGGTTATGAAGGACCGGGTGGCCGACATCATCCTCGGAAGAACTTTTCTGCTCTCTGAGCGCGAGTATCAAACACTTGCTTCTCCAATTCATCAAGATAAGATGAATGAGATCGTGAAGTCCGGCAGAGAAGTCTCCGGCGTGGAAGCACGCCGATTGGCATTCTGCCCCCCTCGATTTGTCGGGTATTCGTATCCAACACTTCACATGTGGGGTTCTAAAGATCGATGGATCGCACCGCATGCGCAACACCGATTCGGAGCAAAGCTGAGGAAGAGATCTTCGGCTACCGTTACCTCATACGAGGTCTCTGAATCAGGACACTATGTCCTCGCTTCAGAGAAGCGAGGAGAAGTTGTGGAGGGTATCCAACGCTGGATATCGAGAATACCACAGTGA
- a CDS encoding NAD(P)/FAD-dependent oxidoreductase: MMKGGSGKTEAYDVMVIGGGPSGMMSAGRAAERGKRVLLIEKNRRLGEKLNITGGGRCNITNAEFDTRTLLSHYGDAEQPLYSPFSQYGVEDTFAFFESRGLPLVVEARKRAFPKTQNAKDVTAVMERYVRESNVDVQTESTVTKITIENAHTVRVDTRDRSFIGKNIIIALGGVSHPETGTTGDGFRFLKQLGHTVREPSPDIVPLRVEETWVTNLSGTSLSFMKITFYLDNVQKFSLEGKILFTHFGISGPLILNAARKVKELLRAGVVTATIDCYPDTDFAQLERRIIALFDQHKNKDFKNILDEIVPHGTAKSLADIAPFKDIIEKKVHSVTKEERRALVHALKGLPLTILGLMGFERAVVSDGGVPLTEIDTKTMQSKLYPNLYITGDMLHINRPSGGYSLQLCWTTGYVAGNRV, from the coding sequence ATGATGAAAGGAGGCAGCGGCAAGACAGAAGCATACGACGTCATGGTCATTGGTGGTGGACCTTCGGGAATGATGTCCGCCGGACGCGCCGCGGAGCGCGGTAAACGCGTACTCCTTATCGAGAAGAACAGAAGACTCGGAGAAAAGCTCAACATCACCGGAGGCGGGCGCTGCAACATCACCAACGCCGAGTTTGATACGCGCACACTTCTTTCGCACTACGGCGATGCGGAGCAGCCACTCTACTCCCCCTTCTCACAATACGGCGTAGAGGACACGTTTGCTTTCTTCGAGTCGCGCGGGTTACCGCTCGTTGTCGAAGCACGCAAGCGCGCGTTCCCAAAGACACAAAACGCAAAAGATGTCACTGCGGTCATGGAGCGCTATGTCAGAGAAAGCAACGTCGATGTGCAAACCGAATCCACCGTGACAAAGATTACAATTGAAAACGCTCACACTGTTCGTGTAGACACGAGAGATAGATCCTTTATCGGCAAAAATATCATCATCGCGCTCGGCGGTGTCTCCCACCCCGAGACAGGTACGACAGGTGACGGATTCCGATTCTTGAAACAGCTTGGTCATACAGTGAGAGAACCGAGTCCCGACATTGTCCCCCTTCGTGTTGAAGAGACTTGGGTCACTAACCTCTCGGGGACGTCGCTTTCGTTTATGAAGATAACCTTCTACCTCGACAATGTCCAAAAATTCTCTTTGGAAGGGAAGATCCTCTTTACACACTTCGGCATCTCTGGACCACTCATCTTGAACGCCGCACGAAAGGTAAAAGAGCTCTTACGCGCAGGCGTGGTTACCGCAACTATTGATTGCTACCCAGACACCGACTTCGCACAACTTGAGCGACGCATTATTGCGCTCTTCGATCAGCACAAGAACAAAGACTTTAAGAATATCCTCGATGAGATTGTCCCGCATGGTACTGCAAAGTCGCTTGCAGATATCGCACCCTTTAAAGATATTATTGAGAAAAAAGTGCACAGCGTCACCAAAGAGGAACGCAGAGCACTTGTGCATGCACTCAAAGGGTTACCACTTACTATCTTGGGGCTTATGGGGTTTGAACGTGCGGTTGTTTCAGACGGCGGTGTACCACTCACCGAGATTGACACCAAGACAATGCAATCAAAACTCTACCCCAACCTCTACATAACCGGCGACATGCTCCACATCAACCGCCCGTCGGGTGGCTATTCGCTCCAGCTCTGCTGGACTACCGGATATGTCGCCGGCAATCGTGTATAG
- a CDS encoding cupin domain-containing protein yields MKGYITNIEKDTLENTDYRRVLYTGKNSQLVLMNLQPGEEIGNELHELDQFIRFEQGSAKVILNNEDEHEVSADFAVVIPAGTWHNVINTGDTELKLYTVYSPPEHKDGVVQRTKEDEKEEHFDGVTTE; encoded by the coding sequence ATGAAAGGATATATCACCAATATTGAAAAGGATACACTTGAGAACACCGACTATCGTCGAGTGCTTTACACGGGCAAGAACAGTCAGCTTGTGTTGATGAATCTTCAGCCGGGAGAAGAGATCGGCAACGAGCTTCATGAACTCGATCAGTTTATCCGCTTTGAGCAGGGGAGTGCAAAAGTGATACTCAACAACGAGGACGAACACGAGGTGAGTGCCGATTTTGCGGTTGTGATCCCTGCGGGCACCTGGCACAACGTCATCAACACGGGCGATACGGAGCTTAAACTCTACACAGTCTACTCACCGCCCGAGCACAAGGATGGTGTCGTGCAGAGAACAAAGGAAGACGAGAAAGAAGAGCACTTTGACGGAGTAACCACTGAGTAA
- a CDS encoding cohesin domain-containing protein: protein MTTQYRYKQIIYGGLLSVFLFFTITSMAHAATLRLLQNGEFDTGPGGKISVNLVVDTGSIYINAAEAKVSFSNDILELVSVERTGSIFNFWLKEPEYSNKEGVMTFAGGTPRGVSGNSLQILRLHFLVKGVGDADVQIEDGVVSANDGKGTNVLFNIENLCIESCGIGAQTVTTARQPVAGQEQPVEVVHTPVPGEATPEAPELRVNLYSDQTLWHNYTGDTIVLWKLPNDVTKIATALNHNPNGVPQTSTSQLSTGKDFGALDEGVWYVHVQFKNNVGWGAVAHHRIAIDTTPPTVLEVEIERDSEEDPTAEITLHGHDALSGISHADIYIDGEKIETVSSREGHLETSRLVLPSVNPGRHVIGVEMFDVAGNSIEERMEIDVLPIQTPRIVFKPEVAHLAGGEFVWGYGMAHTLVTLRLVSEEGFEVFSKTVESTGEGHWMVNLDTALPNGVYTLEVSAEDERGARSYPTTTALVVKEEIWIFTIGAHDFSLLEIVLAGALLLIFVSGFVPESRKEAILRRFFAQKEKSKEKKPTKEKRASTGR from the coding sequence ATGACCACACAGTATCGATACAAACAGATAATCTATGGAGGACTCCTGAGTGTTTTCTTATTCTTTACCATTACGTCAATGGCGCATGCCGCAACGTTACGCTTGTTGCAGAATGGCGAGTTTGATACCGGTCCCGGAGGGAAGATATCGGTGAATCTTGTGGTTGATACCGGGAGTATCTATATTAATGCCGCTGAGGCAAAAGTTTCCTTCTCAAATGATATTCTTGAACTGGTGAGTGTGGAGCGCACTGGTTCAATCTTCAACTTCTGGCTCAAAGAGCCGGAGTACTCAAATAAGGAAGGCGTTATGACGTTTGCCGGGGGTACGCCGCGTGGTGTCTCCGGTAATTCGCTACAGATACTCAGACTTCATTTCCTCGTGAAGGGCGTTGGGGATGCCGATGTGCAAATAGAGGACGGGGTAGTAAGCGCGAACGACGGAAAAGGGACTAACGTGCTCTTTAATATCGAGAATCTCTGTATCGAGAGTTGTGGGATTGGTGCCCAGACCGTGACGACCGCGCGGCAGCCCGTAGCAGGACAAGAGCAACCAGTTGAGGTTGTTCATACGCCAGTGCCTGGAGAAGCAACGCCCGAAGCACCGGAGCTTCGGGTGAACCTCTATTCTGATCAGACTCTGTGGCATAACTACACCGGAGACACAATTGTGTTGTGGAAACTACCAAATGACGTAACAAAGATCGCAACCGCCTTAAACCATAATCCGAATGGAGTGCCGCAGACCTCTACCAGCCAGCTCTCAACCGGAAAGGATTTCGGCGCACTTGATGAAGGTGTCTGGTACGTCCATGTTCAATTTAAGAACAATGTGGGCTGGGGTGCGGTCGCACACCATCGCATCGCGATAGACACGACGCCACCGACTGTACTCGAAGTGGAAATTGAGAGAGACTCTGAGGAGGATCCGACTGCAGAGATAACACTTCACGGACACGACGCGCTCTCGGGAATCTCCCATGCAGATATTTATATTGATGGAGAGAAGATAGAAACTGTCTCATCAAGAGAAGGACATCTCGAAACATCTCGCCTTGTTCTCCCATCGGTTAATCCGGGCCGTCATGTGATTGGTGTTGAGATGTTTGATGTTGCCGGAAATAGTATTGAAGAGCGAATGGAGATTGATGTCTTACCAATCCAAACTCCGAGGATTGTTTTTAAGCCTGAGGTTGCGCACCTTGCTGGTGGTGAATTTGTATGGGGGTACGGAATGGCGCACACGCTCGTCACGCTTCGGCTGGTCTCCGAAGAAGGGTTTGAAGTCTTCTCAAAGACCGTAGAGAGTACCGGCGAGGGACATTGGATGGTGAATCTCGACACAGCACTTCCTAATGGTGTGTACACACTCGAGGTGAGCGCTGAAGATGAGCGCGGTGCACGAAGCTACCCAACTACAACAGCATTGGTGGTTAAAGAAGAGATATGGATATTCACAATTGGCGCTCACGACTTTAGTCTGCTCGAGATTGTACTTGCCGGCGCCCTACTGCTCATCTTTGTGTCTGGGTTTGTACCTGAATCACGAAAAGAGGCAATCTTACGAAGATTCTTTGCCCAGAAGGAAAAGAGCAAGGAAAAGAAGCCGACAAAGGAGAAGCGTGCTTCAACGGGACGGTGA
- a CDS encoding prepilin-type N-terminal cleavage/methylation domain-containing protein: protein MNKRISGFTILELLVVVAIIGIMTSIALFMLTDAREKGRDSRRFDDLAQIKNALELYSSDNNALYPAGSSLDSVVNGGYLKKLPVDPLNTGVYTYMYQATDFSGTACNSNACTSYVLKGVLEQTEQEALVSDVDGVIGGLDCADPALCITP, encoded by the coding sequence ATGAACAAACGTATTTCTGGGTTTACTATTCTCGAACTCTTAGTCGTTGTTGCAATCATTGGTATCATGACCTCGATTGCACTTTTCATGCTCACTGATGCGCGGGAGAAGGGGCGTGATAGTCGTCGTTTCGATGATCTCGCACAGATCAAGAATGCGCTCGAGCTCTACAGTTCTGACAACAACGCACTCTACCCGGCTGGTAGTAGTCTCGACTCCGTAGTGAACGGCGGTTATCTAAAGAAGCTCCCAGTAGACCCGCTTAATACCGGAGTGTACACATATATGTATCAAGCGACTGACTTCTCTGGTACTGCTTGCAATAGCAATGCCTGCACCAGCTACGTGCTCAAGGGTGTCCTTGAGCAGACAGAACAAGAAGCGCTTGTCTCAGACGTTGATGGTGTTATTGGAGGGTTGGATTGCGCTGACCCGGCACTTTGTATCACCCCATAG
- a CDS encoding disulfide bond formation protein B, with amino-acid sequence MTSFVEQLNLILSLGIIALQMSACFVFLLFLFKKKHPVLRLIRKYGLLIVFALSLLGAVMTLVYSEVFGFVPCSLCWLQRVFLYSQVVVVGIALVKREQVAMVADYLIGLSVFGAVVALYQHLLQVGERDLVGCPVSGGDCSQRILFEFGYITFPLMAFTLFAAITVFMLAARRVRTS; translated from the coding sequence ATGACATCATTTGTTGAACAACTTAATCTCATCCTCTCTTTAGGTATTATCGCGCTTCAAATGTCTGCATGTTTCGTCTTCCTCCTTTTTCTCTTTAAGAAGAAACACCCTGTTCTGAGGCTTATACGCAAGTACGGACTTTTAATCGTGTTTGCCCTCTCTCTGTTGGGGGCAGTCATGACACTTGTGTACTCTGAGGTTTTTGGTTTTGTCCCGTGTAGTTTGTGTTGGCTTCAACGAGTCTTCTTGTATTCACAGGTAGTTGTTGTAGGGATTGCTTTGGTAAAACGAGAACAAGTCGCTATGGTGGCGGATTATCTCATAGGACTCTCGGTTTTCGGTGCGGTTGTTGCGCTTTATCAGCACCTCTTGCAGGTAGGTGAGCGCGATCTTGTTGGTTGCCCAGTATCAGGCGGGGACTGCTCACAGCGCATCCTCTTTGAGTTTGGTTACATTACCTTCCCGCTTATGGCGTTCACGCTTTTTGCTGCAATCACTGTATTTATGCTTGCGGCACGTCGTGTTCGGACGTCATAA
- a CDS encoding glycoside hydrolase family 1 protein produces the protein MRREFPKGFFWGASTSAHQVEGGTHNDWSEWEKENAKRLAESAGVGTDVWKSWESRDRGRFPEMLEEANYISGRAADHYNRFEKDFDIAKSLGHNAHRFSIEWSRIEPEEGKFDEKEIEHYRTVIAALRARGMEPFVTLWHWPIPLWLEKKGGLESREFVSHFTRYTEKVVAALGADVVFWITLNEPEVVAGHAYLKGCWPPQKKSYSAYRRVIRNLIRAHKAAYTVIKESHPEAKVCVAKHNIYFESAGGFINKALKWVADRWWNDWFLNETKGYQDVITLNHYHRNRINYGFNEDHNERISDMGWELHPESLAQMAREMHEKYKLPIYVTEHGLADADDSHREWFITESLKHLHHAIEEGVDVRGYLHWSLLDNFEWDKGFWPRFGLVAVDFKTQERKVRPSAQVYKKVCESNVLEL, from the coding sequence ATGAGACGAGAATTTCCAAAAGGTTTTTTCTGGGGTGCGTCAACCTCTGCACACCAGGTTGAAGGAGGTACTCACAACGACTGGAGTGAGTGGGAGAAGGAAAACGCAAAACGGCTAGCCGAGAGTGCTGGCGTGGGCACCGATGTGTGGAAGAGTTGGGAATCGCGTGATCGAGGACGCTTCCCAGAAATGCTTGAAGAAGCAAACTATATTTCGGGTAGAGCAGCTGACCATTACAACCGCTTTGAGAAAGATTTTGATATCGCGAAATCGCTCGGGCACAATGCGCACCGCTTCTCGATCGAGTGGTCGCGTATAGAGCCGGAAGAAGGGAAGTTTGACGAAAAAGAAATAGAACATTACCGCACTGTCATCGCAGCACTTCGTGCGCGGGGTATGGAGCCGTTTGTAACTCTTTGGCACTGGCCGATCCCGCTGTGGCTTGAGAAGAAAGGAGGTCTTGAGTCACGGGAGTTTGTGTCACATTTCACTCGTTATACAGAAAAGGTTGTTGCGGCACTTGGTGCAGATGTTGTGTTCTGGATCACACTCAATGAACCCGAGGTGGTTGCTGGTCATGCATACCTTAAGGGATGCTGGCCTCCACAGAAGAAAAGCTATAGTGCATACCGCCGGGTCATTAGAAACCTGATCCGAGCGCACAAGGCAGCGTACACAGTTATCAAGGAATCCCACCCTGAAGCAAAGGTGTGCGTCGCGAAGCACAACATCTACTTCGAGAGTGCTGGAGGGTTCATCAACAAGGCACTCAAGTGGGTCGCAGATCGGTGGTGGAATGATTGGTTCCTCAATGAGACCAAAGGGTATCAAGATGTCATCACGCTCAATCATTACCACCGTAACCGCATCAATTACGGGTTTAATGAAGATCACAATGAGCGTATCTCCGATATGGGCTGGGAGCTCCACCCGGAGTCGCTTGCGCAGATGGCACGTGAGATGCACGAGAAATATAAACTCCCGATCTACGTGACCGAGCATGGGCTTGCGGATGCGGATGACTCTCACCGCGAGTGGTTCATTACCGAATCACTCAAACATCTACACCATGCGATTGAAGAAGGGGTTGATGTGCGCGGGTACCTGCACTGGTCGCTCCTTGATAATTTCGAGTGGGACAAGGGCTTCTGGCCGCGCTTTGGACTTGTGGCGGTTGATTTTAAAACTCAGGAGCGAAAAGTCCGCCCTTCTGCACAGGTGTATAAGAAGGTCTGCGAGTCGAACGTGTTAGAATTATAA
- a CDS encoding beta-galactosidase, with translation MKKWHKIIIILGVIALTVVLLLSLLSYRPVPERITYGMSFNTLYAEELGLDWRETYDAIIEDLGVRHLRLAAHWDLIEPGKDFYDFSEIDYQVNEASARGVDMVVGVGRRLPRWPECHTPRWASDLSWEEQKVEIREMIKTVVNRYKDNENILYWQVENEPYLTVFGKEYCGEFDEVFLKEEIALVKELDPGRPILLTDSGNLGTWAGAYKNSDVFGTSVYVYFWNENVGPFKSVLPPAYYRLKYNLARLWYGPKTALLIELSAEPWLLQPIVETPIETQRERMNLEKFENIIAFARKTGFDTQYLWGAEWWYWLKEQGDDDFWRRAQELYKEE, from the coding sequence ATGAAGAAATGGCACAAAATAATTATCATTCTCGGAGTAATCGCTCTAACTGTCGTGCTGCTGCTCTCCTTGTTGTCGTATCGCCCTGTGCCAGAGCGGATCACATATGGGATGTCGTTCAATACACTCTATGCGGAGGAGTTGGGGCTTGACTGGAGAGAAACATACGACGCCATCATCGAAGATCTTGGTGTTCGACACCTTCGACTTGCTGCTCACTGGGATTTGATCGAGCCGGGAAAAGATTTCTACGACTTTAGTGAGATTGACTACCAGGTCAATGAGGCGTCAGCGCGCGGGGTTGATATGGTGGTTGGTGTCGGGCGGCGACTTCCGCGTTGGCCAGAGTGCCATACTCCGCGTTGGGCATCCGACCTCTCTTGGGAAGAGCAGAAAGTGGAGATACGAGAGATGATTAAGACGGTGGTGAACCGCTACAAGGACAACGAGAATATTCTCTACTGGCAAGTCGAGAATGAGCCGTATCTCACCGTCTTTGGAAAAGAATATTGTGGAGAGTTTGATGAAGTATTTCTTAAAGAAGAGATTGCATTAGTCAAAGAGCTTGATCCGGGGCGTCCGATTCTCTTAACTGACAGTGGCAACCTTGGCACATGGGCGGGGGCGTACAAGAACAGCGACGTATTCGGGACCAGTGTGTATGTCTATTTCTGGAATGAAAATGTTGGACCATTTAAGTCTGTTTTACCGCCCGCGTACTACCGTCTTAAGTACAACCTTGCACGTCTTTGGTATGGTCCTAAGACAGCGCTACTCATCGAACTTTCGGCTGAGCCGTGGCTCCTGCAGCCAATCGTTGAGACACCAATTGAGACCCAGCGTGAGCGTATGAATCTGGAGAAATTTGAGAATATCATCGCGTTTGCGCGAAAGACCGGTTTTGATACGCAGTACCTCTGGGGTGCTGAGTGGTGGTACTGGCTTAAGGAGCAAGGGGATGATGACTTTTGGCGTCGTGCGCAAGAACTGTACAAAGAGGAATAA
- a CDS encoding ROK family protein — protein MYILFDIGGTKMRIAGSRDLSAFVGDPLIIETPEDFEEGIRVLIDKISILATGESIEGIAGGIAGPVDQGRGMLLGGPNLKGWVGKPLATRLAEHFGVSVKIANDTALVGLGEIHFGAGGMEGISAYLTVSTGVGGCRFVDGEIDMASVGFEPGHQIIDAGKGLCSQCESGTLESYIGGAATQRRMKKRPYDIDDLGFWDEYAKWLAYGLNNVAVFWSPKTIVLGGSMIVGDPAIPLDHTKECLKGILKIFPEIPEIKKAELSDLGGLYGGMILIKQSGS, from the coding sequence ATGTACATCCTTTTCGACATTGGTGGCACTAAAATGCGCATTGCCGGCTCGCGCGATCTTAGTGCGTTTGTGGGAGACCCGCTTATCATAGAAACTCCAGAGGATTTTGAAGAGGGGATACGGGTTCTTATTGATAAGATTTCAATTCTTGCAACTGGAGAGAGTATTGAAGGGATTGCCGGGGGAATCGCCGGACCGGTTGATCAGGGGCGCGGGATGCTTCTCGGTGGTCCAAATCTCAAAGGATGGGTGGGTAAACCGCTCGCTACGCGACTCGCGGAGCATTTCGGTGTATCGGTAAAAATAGCGAATGACACTGCGCTCGTTGGGCTTGGGGAGATACACTTCGGTGCGGGGGGTATGGAAGGGATAAGTGCATACCTAACAGTAAGCACCGGTGTCGGAGGTTGTCGTTTTGTTGACGGAGAGATAGACATGGCCTCAGTTGGTTTTGAGCCCGGACACCAGATTATTGATGCGGGGAAGGGACTCTGTTCGCAGTGTGAAAGCGGTACGCTCGAGAGTTATATCGGCGGAGCGGCGACACAACGGCGAATGAAAAAGAGACCGTATGACATAGACGATCTTGGATTTTGGGATGAATATGCAAAGTGGCTTGCGTATGGACTTAATAATGTTGCGGTATTCTGGTCTCCAAAGACAATTGTGCTCGGCGGCTCCATGATTGTAGGTGACCCAGCAATACCGCTTGATCACACTAAGGAGTGTCTCAAGGGGATTCTCAAGATATTCCCAGAGATACCGGAGATAAAAAAGGCTGAACTCAGTGACCTTGGTGGACTTTATGGCGGGATGATACTCATTAAACAGTCGGGTTCTTAG